The proteins below come from a single Molothrus ater isolate BHLD 08-10-18 breed brown headed cowbird chromosome 3, BPBGC_Mater_1.1, whole genome shotgun sequence genomic window:
- the YIPF3 gene encoding protein YIPF3, which yields MAAPGAAGGGRSGAPAAEWGGFEDNMQGGGSAVIDMENMDDTSGSSFEDMGEMHQRMKEEEEEEAEGEAGAGEEEDGEFLGMKGLRGQLGRQVADQMWQVGKRQASRAFSLYANIDILRPYFDVEPVQVRARLLESMIPVKMINFPQKIAGELYGPLMLVFTLVAILLHGMKTSDTIIREGTLMGTAIGTCFGYWLGVSSFMYFLAYLCNAQITMVQMLSLLGYGLFGHCITLFVTYNIHFHSLFYIFWLVVGGLSTLRMVAVLVSRTVGHTQRLILCGTLAALHMLFLLYLHFAYHKVVEGILDTLEGPNMPPFQRVARDIPVVSNAVLNTTAKAIALTL from the exons ATGGCCgcgccgggggcggcgggcggtgGCAGGAGCGGTGCCCCCGCCGCCGAATGGGGCGGCTTCGAGGACAACATGCAG GGTGGTGGCTCCGCTGTCATCGACATGGAGAACATGGACGACACATCGGGCTCCAGCTTCGAGGATATGGGGGAGATGCACCAGCGcatgaaggaggaggaggaggaggaggcggagggCGAGGCGGGCGCCGGCGAGGAGGAGGACGGGGAGTTCCTGGGCATGAAGGGGCTGCGGGGGCAGCTGGGCCGGCAGGTCGCTGACCAG ATGTGGCAGGTGGGGAAGAGACAAGCCTCCAGGGCCTTCAGCCTCTACGCCAACATCGACATCCTCCGGCCCTACTTCGATGTGGAGCCCGTCCAAGTGCGAGCCAG ACTGCTGGAGTCCATGATTCCTGTGAAGATGATTAATTTCCCACAG AAGATTGCAGGCGAGCTGTATGGACCCCTCATGCTGGTTTTCACACTGGTGGCCATTCTTTTGCATGGAATGAAGACCTCAGACACCATCATT AGGGAAGGCACACTGATGGGCACAGCCATTGGAACCTGCTTCGGTTACTGGCTGGGCGTCTCATCTTTCATGTATTTCCTGGCATATCTGTGCAATGCCCAAATCACGATGGTGCAGATGCTGTCACTGCTG GGCTACGGTCTTTTTGGACACTGCATCACTCTCTTTGTCACCTATAACATCCACTTCCACTCCCTCTTCTATATCTTCTGGTTGGTCGTTGGTGGACTCTCTACACTACGAATG GTTGCCGTGTTGGTGTCACGCACCGTGGGACATACCCAGCGGCTCATCCTGTGTGGGACTCTTGCTGCTCTGCATatgcttttcctcctctatCTGCACTTTGCTTATCACAAGGTGGTAGAAG gTATCCTGGACACATTGGAAGGACCCAACATGCCGCCCTTCCAGAGAGTTGCCCGAGACATTCCAGTGGTTTCCAATGCTGTACTGAACACAACAGCCAAAGCCATTGCATTGACCCTCTAG
- the POLR1C gene encoding DNA-directed RNA polymerases I and III subunit RPAC1 yields MAARRATDEMRDRVVLGEFGVRNVHTTDFPGNYPGYDDAWDQRRFEEEFRVDVIREEEDTLEFDMVGIDAAIANAFRRILLAEVPTMAVEKVFVYNNTSIVQDEILAHRLGLIPIRADPRLFEYRNQGDQEGTEIDTLQFQLKIKCKRNPQAAKESSDPDELYFNHKVYSKHMTWVPLGNQTDLFPDADFRPVHDDILIALLRPGQEIDVLMHCVKGIGKDHAKFSPVATASYRLLPDITLLQPIEDEAAETLQKCFSPGVIEIQNINGKKVARVANARLDTFSREVFRHEGLKNLVRLARVRNHYIFSVESTGILPPDVLVSEAIKILMGKCQRFLNELDSVSME; encoded by the exons ATGGCGGCCCGGCGGGCCACGGACGAGATGCGGGACCGCGTGGTGCTGGGCGAGTTCGGCGTCCGCAAC GTCCACACCACCGACTTCCCCGGCAACTACCCCGGCTACGATGACGCCTGGGACCAGCGGCGCTTCGAGGAG GAGTTCCGCGTGGACGTGATCCGTGAGGAAGAGGACACCCTGGAGTTCGACATGGTGGGCATCGACGCCGCCATCGCCAACGCATTCCGCCGCATCCTGCTCGCCGAG GTGCCAACGATGGCTGTAGAGAAGGTCTTTGTGTACAACAACACATCCATTGTGCAGGATGAAATTCTGGCTCATCGGTTGGGCCTCATCCCTATCCGAGCTGACCCCCGGCTCTTTGAGTACAGAAACCAAG GAGATCAAGAAGGCACTGAAATTGATACTCTGCAGTTTCAGCTGAAAATCAAATGCAAACGAAACCCTCAGGCTGCCAAGGAATCATCTGATCCCGATGAACTCTATTTCAATCATAAAG TGTACAGTAAACACATGACATGGGTGCCCTTGGGGAATCAGACAGACCTTTTTCCAGATGCTGACTTCCGACCTGTTCACGATGACATCCTCATTGCACTGTTGCGACCCGGACAGGAAATAGATGTGCTTATGCACTGTGTCAAGGGAATAG GTAAGGATCATGCCAAGTTTTCTCCTGTGGCCACAGCCAGCTATCGACTGCTTCCTGACATTACTCTCCTGCAGCCTATTGAGGATGAGGCAGCTGAGACGTTGCAGAAGTGCTTTTCCCCTGGGGTCATTGAGATCCAGAATATCAATG GAAAAAAGGTGGCAAGAGTAGCCAATGCACGTCTGGACACATTCAGCAGAGAAGTTTTCCGACACGAGGGTCTGAAAAACCTCGTGCGCCTGGCAAGAGTACGGAACCATTACATCT TTTCTGTGGAGTCGACGGGTATCTTGCCTCCAGATGTGCTGGTGAGTGAAGCCATCAAGATCCTGATGGGAAAGTGTCAGCGTTTCCTCAATGAGCTGGACTCTGTGTCTATGGAGTGA